A window of the Candidatus Kapaibacterium thiocyanatum genome harbors these coding sequences:
- a CDS encoding cystathionine gamma-synthase (catalyzes the formation of cystathionine from L-cysteine and O-succinyl-L-homoserine), protein MNFSTKAIHIGQEPDELTGAVTVPLYQTSTYAQEEIGRHKGYEYARTHNLTRSRWETCLAALEDGIAAFAFGSGTAAVDTVMRMLSSGDHVIMAEDMYGGTYRLASRILERFGITFTYVDMRTLANIEAAIRPNTKMIYTETPTNPMMTITDLRGVSAIAKKCGAMMVVDNTFASPYFQRPLTLGADVVVHSATKYLGGHSDLVHGIVATNDSAIAEQLKFLQNAVGAVPGPMECWLCLRSVKTLAIRMEQHARNAQRVAEYLEHHPAVKAIHYPGLPSHPQHELAKAQMSGFGGMISIELGSLEKAVAVTKALRLFTLAESLGGVESLVCHPVSMTHGSVPVAQREKLGITPGLIRLSVGIEDAHDLLEDLKQALA, encoded by the coding sequence ATGAACTTCAGCACCAAGGCAATCCACATCGGCCAGGAACCCGATGAACTCACCGGAGCAGTCACCGTTCCCCTGTATCAGACCTCGACCTATGCACAGGAAGAGATCGGACGCCACAAGGGATACGAATACGCACGGACGCATAACCTGACCCGCAGCCGCTGGGAAACATGCCTTGCAGCACTGGAGGATGGTATCGCCGCCTTCGCCTTCGGTAGCGGCACCGCCGCCGTGGATACGGTGATGCGCATGCTCAGCAGCGGCGACCACGTCATCATGGCCGAAGACATGTACGGCGGAACGTATCGACTCGCGAGCAGGATCCTGGAACGCTTCGGCATCACCTTCACGTACGTCGACATGCGCACGCTGGCGAATATCGAAGCGGCCATACGCCCGAACACGAAGATGATCTATACCGAGACGCCGACGAATCCGATGATGACGATCACGGACCTTCGTGGCGTGAGCGCCATCGCGAAGAAGTGCGGAGCGATGATGGTCGTGGACAACACCTTCGCCAGCCCGTACTTCCAGCGCCCCCTCACCCTGGGTGCCGACGTCGTCGTGCATTCGGCGACGAAATATCTCGGCGGACATAGCGATCTCGTCCATGGCATCGTCGCCACGAACGACTCCGCCATCGCCGAGCAGCTCAAGTTCCTGCAGAATGCCGTAGGCGCCGTTCCGGGACCGATGGAATGCTGGCTCTGCCTCCGTTCGGTAAAGACGCTCGCCATCCGCATGGAACAGCATGCCCGCAACGCACAGCGCGTAGCCGAGTATCTCGAACATCATCCTGCCGTCAAGGCCATTCACTACCCGGGGCTTCCTTCCCACCCGCAGCACGAGCTCGCCAAGGCCCAGATGAGCGGCTTCGGCGGAATGATCAGCATCGAACTGGGATCGCTCGAGAAGGCCGTGGCCGTGACCAAGGCCCTTCGTCTCTTCACCCTGGCCGAATCCCTCGGCGGCGTGGAATCGCTCGTATGCCACCCGGTGTCGATGACGCACGGCAGCGTCCCCGTGGCACAACGCGAGAAACTTGGCATCACTCCTGGTCTGATTCGCCTCAGCGTCGGTATCGAAGATGCCCACGACCTTCTGGAAGATCTCAAACAGGCGCTCGCCTGA
- a CDS encoding phenylacetic acid degradation protein PaaN, with amino-acid sequence MSTIQELVQQHSATLHEAVKANTDRTFYAHWPEAPSGKIYGETANADGEAAFKQQLNAPFGRLVQTGPSVGDEVSPYGFPLGITYPTPDVPTLLARAEAAQAQWQDLSPEERAAVLIEALERGSRSFFEIGYATMHTTGQGFVMAFQASGPHAFDRALEAVAMGYAAQASMPDHVMWTKPMGKINVSIDKTYRNVPKGLNLVIGCSTFPVWNTVPGMFAGLVTGNAVIVKPHPGAIYPIAIVVAAVQQTLKDAGLDADLVQLAADTTAAPITKELLQAARIIDYTGGSAFGDVVETAAANNRAVMYSEKAGLNSVILDSTNDLDAALDNLAFALSLYSGQMCTAPQNIYIAKDGMIVNGERISVDAVAAKLREKIDALVNNPKMGPSTLGAIQNPMTLERIAKVKELGGVILCDSVPVAQPGFDQARSVSPLLVRTQANGPLAEHLHTEWFGPIAFLIETEDWQQALDMVIAGIHETGALTTLVHTTDEEKMQQAEDSIVDAGAPVAFNFTSFVWVNQSAAFSDFHGTGANPAGTAAFADWSFVTGRYNVIGVRKQA; translated from the coding sequence ATGAGCACGATCCAGGAACTGGTACAACAACATTCGGCAACCCTGCACGAGGCCGTCAAGGCGAATACCGACCGTACCTTCTATGCACACTGGCCCGAAGCCCCGAGCGGAAAGATCTACGGTGAAACGGCGAATGCCGATGGCGAGGCCGCGTTCAAACAGCAACTGAACGCACCGTTCGGCCGACTCGTGCAGACGGGTCCGTCCGTAGGTGATGAAGTCTCTCCCTACGGATTCCCGCTGGGCATCACGTATCCGACGCCGGACGTTCCCACGCTTCTCGCACGCGCCGAGGCCGCACAGGCCCAGTGGCAGGATCTGTCACCCGAAGAGCGCGCGGCAGTCCTCATCGAAGCGCTCGAGCGGGGAAGCCGGAGTTTCTTCGAGATCGGTTATGCGACCATGCACACGACGGGACAGGGTTTCGTGATGGCGTTCCAGGCTTCCGGACCCCATGCCTTCGACCGCGCACTGGAAGCGGTCGCCATGGGCTATGCCGCACAGGCCAGTATGCCGGATCACGTGATGTGGACGAAGCCGATGGGCAAGATCAATGTCTCGATCGACAAGACCTACCGGAACGTTCCCAAAGGGCTCAACCTCGTCATCGGGTGCTCGACGTTCCCGGTATGGAATACCGTCCCGGGTATGTTCGCAGGCCTCGTCACGGGCAATGCCGTCATCGTCAAGCCCCATCCGGGTGCCATCTATCCCATCGCCATCGTCGTAGCGGCTGTACAGCAGACGCTCAAGGACGCAGGGCTCGATGCGGACCTCGTACAACTGGCTGCCGATACCACGGCCGCCCCGATCACAAAGGAATTACTGCAGGCGGCCCGTATCATCGACTATACCGGCGGTTCGGCCTTCGGCGATGTCGTGGAAACGGCTGCCGCGAACAACCGGGCCGTGATGTACAGTGAAAAGGCCGGACTGAACAGCGTCATCCTCGACAGCACGAACGATCTCGATGCGGCGCTCGACAACCTTGCCTTCGCACTCAGTCTTTACAGCGGACAGATGTGCACGGCACCGCAGAATATCTATATCGCGAAGGACGGCATGATCGTCAATGGCGAGCGCATCAGCGTGGATGCCGTTGCGGCGAAGTTGCGCGAGAAGATCGATGCCCTCGTGAACAATCCGAAGATGGGCCCGTCGACACTCGGTGCCATCCAGAATCCGATGACGCTCGAACGTATCGCCAAGGTCAAGGAACTCGGTGGCGTTATCCTTTGTGACAGCGTTCCCGTCGCTCAGCCGGGCTTCGATCAGGCCCGCAGCGTATCGCCCCTCCTTGTCCGCACGCAGGCGAACGGTCCCTTGGCCGAACATCTGCATACGGAGTGGTTCGGCCCCATCGCCTTCCTGATCGAAACGGAAGACTGGCAGCAGGCGCTCGATATGGTCATCGCAGGCATCCATGAGACCGGAGCGTTGACTACGCTGGTCCACACGACGGATGAAGAGAAGATGCAGCAGGCGGAAGACAGTATCGTCGATGCCGGTGCTCCCGTTGCCTTCAACTTCACCTCCTTCGTCTGGGTCAACCAGAGCGCGGCCTTCAGCGATTTCCATGGCACGGGTGCGAATCCGGCGGGCACGGCGGCGTTCGCGGACTGGTCCTTCGTCACCGGGCGATACAATGTGATAGGAGTAAGGAAGCAGGCCTGA
- a CDS encoding alanine dehydrogenase, whose product MLIGVPKEIKNNEKRVALTPGGAEALIGHGHSVVVETNAGVGSGFSNDQYIAAGATIIDTAAEVFAKADMIMKVKEPIAQEYGLIKSGQTLFTYFHFAASRELTEAMVKSGATCIAYETVQKIDGSLPLLIPMSEVAGRMAPQEGAKYLEHPMGGRGVLLGGVPGTKPANVLVLGGGIVGINAAKIAAGFGANVTIFDTNLYRLRYLDDVMPKNVQTQMSTKGNIRAALPDADLVIGGVLIPGAKAPSLITRDMLKFMKEGSVIVDVAVDQGGCVETTKPTTHQEPTYVVDGVVHYCVANMPGAVPYTSTVALTNATLPYAIQLANQGWKEACKANHELALGVNVVDGKIVYDAVAEAFGMEFTPLFL is encoded by the coding sequence ATGCTCATCGGAGTGCCGAAAGAGATCAAGAACAATGAAAAGCGCGTGGCGCTGACGCCGGGTGGCGCCGAAGCGCTCATCGGCCATGGTCATAGCGTCGTCGTGGAAACGAATGCCGGTGTCGGCAGCGGCTTCTCCAACGACCAGTACATCGCCGCAGGCGCAACGATCATCGATACGGCCGCCGAAGTGTTCGCCAAGGCCGACATGATCATGAAGGTCAAGGAACCGATCGCACAGGAATACGGACTGATCAAGTCCGGGCAGACGCTGTTCACGTACTTCCACTTCGCCGCTTCGCGCGAGCTGACCGAAGCGATGGTCAAGAGTGGCGCTACGTGTATCGCCTATGAAACGGTACAGAAGATTGACGGTTCGCTGCCCCTCCTGATTCCGATGTCGGAAGTCGCCGGCCGTATGGCTCCGCAGGAAGGTGCCAAGTACCTCGAGCATCCGATGGGCGGCCGCGGTGTGCTGCTCGGCGGTGTGCCGGGGACGAAGCCTGCGAACGTCCTCGTACTCGGCGGTGGTATCGTCGGTATCAACGCTGCGAAGATCGCAGCCGGCTTTGGCGCGAACGTCACCATCTTCGATACGAACCTCTATCGTCTCCGCTACCTCGATGACGTGATGCCGAAGAACGTGCAGACGCAGATGAGCACGAAGGGCAACATCCGTGCGGCACTGCCCGATGCCGATCTCGTGATCGGTGGCGTTCTGATTCCGGGTGCCAAGGCTCCGTCTCTCATCACGCGCGACATGCTGAAGTTCATGAAGGAAGGGTCCGTCATCGTCGACGTCGCCGTCGACCAGGGTGGCTGCGTCGAGACGACCAAGCCGACGACGCACCAGGAGCCCACGTATGTGGTCGATGGTGTCGTGCACTACTGCGTGGCCAACATGCCTGGCGCCGTACCGTATACGTCGACCGTCGCTCTGACCAACGCTACGCTTCCCTACGCCATCCAACTGGCCAATCAGGGTTGGAAGGAAGCTTGCAAGGCCAATCACGAACTCGCTCTCGGCGTCAACGTCGTCGATGGCAAGATCGTCTACGACGCCGTTGCGGAAGCCTTCGGCATGGAATTCACGCCGCTCTTCCTGTAA
- a CDS encoding transcriptional regulator: MPVPLLDLKLQYQSLKSELDAALLRVASTQALILGPEVEALERATADYLGVRHAIGVSSGTDALLMAFMALNIGPGDEVIVPTFSFFATAGCVSRLGATPVMVDVDEVSFNIDPVLVRAAITPRTRAIVPVHLFGQSADMDALVAIATEAGIPIVEDAAQAIGTQDRHGRRVGSIGLIGCFSFYPTKNLGAFGDAGLITTNDDALAVKLRQIRNHGMEPRYYHAFVGGNFRIDAIQSAVLNVKLPHLASWHEGRRRNAAIYDRLFVEAGLSDGTGHTRFDERNRVLLPKALNADGGAPDHHIYNQYTIRVEDRDALRAFLQERGIGTEVYYPVPFHRQECFAGLGLDDAAYPVSNRLAATVLSLPIFPELREEQLREVVATIAEFVRTHSSTRPEYAEA; encoded by the coding sequence ATGCCGGTTCCCTTGCTCGACCTCAAATTACAGTACCAATCCCTCAAGTCTGAACTCGACGCCGCCCTGCTGCGTGTGGCATCGACGCAGGCCCTGATTCTCGGACCCGAGGTGGAAGCACTGGAACGCGCCACGGCGGACTATCTGGGCGTGCGCCACGCCATCGGCGTGTCGAGCGGTACCGACGCCCTCCTCATGGCCTTCATGGCCCTGAACATCGGTCCAGGCGACGAAGTGATCGTCCCCACCTTTTCGTTCTTCGCCACGGCGGGCTGCGTCTCGCGCCTCGGCGCCACACCGGTCATGGTCGACGTTGACGAGGTCTCCTTCAATATCGATCCTGTACTCGTACGCGCGGCCATCACGCCGCGTACCAGGGCCATCGTCCCCGTCCATCTGTTCGGCCAGAGTGCCGATATGGACGCGCTCGTGGCCATCGCCACCGAAGCGGGCATTCCCATCGTTGAGGATGCGGCCCAGGCGATCGGTACGCAGGACAGGCACGGACGCCGCGTGGGATCGATCGGCCTCATCGGATGTTTCTCCTTCTATCCTACGAAGAACCTCGGCGCCTTCGGCGACGCAGGCCTCATCACGACCAACGACGATGCCCTTGCCGTCAAGCTGCGCCAGATCAGGAATCATGGGATGGAACCACGGTACTACCATGCCTTCGTAGGCGGTAACTTCCGCATCGATGCGATCCAGTCCGCCGTACTGAACGTCAAACTGCCCCACCTGGCCTCATGGCACGAAGGTCGCAGACGCAATGCAGCCATCTACGACAGACTCTTCGTCGAAGCCGGCCTGAGCGATGGAACGGGCCATACACGATTCGACGAACGGAATCGTGTGCTGCTGCCCAAGGCCCTCAATGCCGACGGTGGCGCGCCGGATCATCATATCTACAACCAGTATACGATCCGCGTCGAAGACCGTGACGCACTGCGCGCCTTCCTTCAGGAACGCGGCATCGGTACGGAGGTCTACTACCCCGTCCCCTTCCATCGTCAGGAATGCTTCGCCGGACTCGGCCTGGACGATGCGGCCTATCCCGTATCCAATCGCCTTGCGGCGACGGTGCTCTCCCTGCCCATCTTCCCCGAACTGCGTGAAGAGCAGCTTCGCGAAGTCGTCGCAACCATTGCCGAATTCGTGCGTACGCACTCGTCGACAAGACCGGAATACGCGGAAGCGTAG
- a CDS encoding deoxyribodipyrimidine photolyase, with translation MTVHPARIRQLNTIRDSPNGGPVVYWMNRDRRRRDNWALLHAQAEAIERRVPLLVVFCLVPTFLQATIRQYGFMLRGLEELAADLGRYDIPFHVLPGTPKETLIPWIDEIGPSLIVTDFEPLRIKERWLNDVNERLGIPFHQVDAHNVVPCWHVSQKREYAAATLRPKIHRLLPEFLHDIPDIVRHPFTSNRPHAQFDMPSLRKRLHVDETVTEVVWIQPGEKAAHAMLGGFIERLGSYALHRNDPTKAAQSGLSSYFHFGQLAPQRAALAATAAAADPSLSESCASFIEELIVRRELADNFTFHEPRYDTTDAFHPWARATLDAHRNDVRDHIYDYETWDNAATHDQLWNAAQREMVTTGKMHGYMRMYWAKKILEWTSSPEAAMDIAIALNDRYELDGRDPNGYAGIAWSIGGVHDRPWPERPVFGTVRYMNAAGCARKFDTKAYIAAHSPTTLFG, from the coding sequence TTGACGGTCCATCCAGCCCGCATACGTCAGCTCAATACCATACGGGACTCTCCGAACGGAGGGCCCGTCGTCTATTGGATGAACCGGGATCGCCGTCGCCGTGACAACTGGGCACTGCTGCACGCCCAGGCCGAAGCCATCGAGCGCAGGGTTCCCTTGCTGGTCGTCTTCTGTCTGGTTCCGACGTTCCTCCAGGCGACGATCAGACAGTACGGCTTCATGCTGCGAGGCCTGGAAGAGCTGGCCGCCGATCTTGGTCGTTACGACATCCCATTCCACGTTCTTCCGGGAACGCCGAAGGAAACCCTGATCCCATGGATCGACGAGATCGGTCCGAGTCTGATCGTTACGGACTTCGAGCCGCTGCGTATCAAGGAGCGGTGGCTGAACGACGTCAATGAACGTCTCGGCATACCCTTCCATCAGGTCGACGCCCATAACGTCGTACCATGCTGGCACGTTTCGCAGAAACGCGAGTATGCGGCAGCTACGCTGCGTCCGAAGATCCACAGGCTGCTTCCGGAATTCCTGCACGATATCCCCGATATCGTACGACATCCGTTCACGAGCAACCGTCCGCATGCGCAATTCGACATGCCTTCGCTTCGGAAACGGCTGCATGTCGATGAAACCGTGACCGAAGTCGTATGGATCCAACCCGGCGAGAAGGCCGCCCACGCGATGCTCGGCGGATTCATCGAACGTCTCGGATCCTATGCCCTTCACCGCAACGATCCGACGAAGGCCGCACAGTCCGGGCTGTCTTCCTATTTCCACTTCGGACAGCTCGCCCCGCAGCGTGCGGCACTCGCTGCAACCGCGGCAGCAGCCGATCCGTCATTGTCGGAATCGTGCGCATCGTTTATCGAGGAACTCATCGTCCGCCGCGAGCTCGCGGACAACTTCACGTTCCACGAACCACGTTACGATACGACCGATGCCTTCCACCCGTGGGCACGGGCGACGCTCGACGCACATCGGAATGATGTACGGGATCACATCTACGATTATGAAACATGGGACAATGCGGCCACACATGACCAACTATGGAATGCCGCTCAAAGGGAGATGGTGACGACGGGAAAGATGCATGGCTACATGCGCATGTACTGGGCCAAGAAGATCCTGGAATGGACATCCTCGCCGGAAGCCGCGATGGACATCGCCATCGCCCTCAATGACAGGTATGAACTCGACGGCAGAGACCCCAATGGCTATGCCGGTATCGCATGGAGCATCGGCGGTGTACACGACAGACCATGGCCCGAACGTCCTGTCTTCGGAACGGTCAGGTACATGAATGCGGCGGGCTGCGCCCGGAAGTTCGACACCAAGGCCTACATTGCAGCCCATTCTCCAACGACACTCTTCGGATGA
- a CDS encoding phosphoheptose isomerase, with product MPIPFDNTRISATIRESIETKERLAAGCADDIRRCGELLGAAAKNRKLIMFCGNGGSAADSQHLAAELVVRLRSSINRAAIPALALTVDPSIMTAGGNDIGFENVFARGVEAYGNEGDVLVAISTSGNSPNVMNAAAEATKRGIVTIGLLGGTGGKLAGQCTASVVVPSPVTARIQESHILIGHIWCEMIEETMFPELF from the coding sequence ATGCCCATCCCATTCGACAACACGCGCATCTCGGCCACCATCCGCGAATCCATCGAAACGAAGGAGCGGCTTGCGGCTGGGTGCGCTGACGACATCCGCCGTTGCGGCGAACTCCTTGGCGCGGCCGCGAAGAATCGCAAGCTCATCATGTTCTGCGGCAACGGTGGCAGCGCTGCGGACAGTCAACATCTCGCCGCCGAACTCGTCGTACGCCTGCGCAGCAGCATCAACAGGGCCGCCATTCCCGCTCTGGCATTGACCGTGGACCCTTCCATCATGACGGCCGGCGGCAACGATATCGGCTTCGAGAACGTCTTCGCACGCGGTGTGGAAGCCTACGGCAACGAAGGCGACGTCCTGGTGGCCATCAGCACCAGCGGCAACTCGCCCAACGTCATGAACGCGGCGGCCGAAGCCACGAAGCGCGGCATCGTCACGATCGGCCTCCTCGGCGGAACCGGGGGCAAACTGGCCGGCCAGTGCACGGCATCGGTCGTCGTTCCCAGTCCGGTCACGGCCCGCATCCAGGAGTCCCACATCCTCATCGGTCACATCTGGTGCGAGATGATCGAGGAAACCATGTTCCCGGAGCTGTTCTAA